A window from Leptothermofonsia sichuanensis E412 encodes these proteins:
- a CDS encoding 4Fe-4S binding protein — translation MTYIITSQCIECHRCESVCPTGAITRNEQQYQINSERCNDCVGHYTVPQCWAICPTNGGCIPDLASLPRSLAGNASSDYWDNWFTTYEFLISRLKGSQQTAGWQRWFEIYSQALSRQLHTPTSVGVHP, via the coding sequence ATGACCTACATCATCACCAGTCAGTGTATTGAATGTCATCGTTGTGAATCCGTTTGCCCAACTGGGGCAATTACCCGAAATGAACAACAATATCAAATCAATTCTGAACGCTGTAATGATTGTGTGGGTCATTACACTGTACCTCAATGTTGGGCAATCTGTCCCACCAATGGGGGATGTATTCCAGACCTGGCAAGCCTCCCTCGTTCGCTGGCTGGCAACGCTTCCAGTGACTACTGGGATAACTGGTTCACTACCTACGAGTTCCTCATCTCACGGTTAAAAGGAAGTCAGCAAACGGCTGGCTGGCAACGCTGGTTTGAGATTTATTCCCAAGCCTTATCCAGACAATTACACACCCCTACATCGGTGGGAGTTCACCCATGA